A stretch of Sphingomicrobium flavum DNA encodes these proteins:
- a CDS encoding M28 family peptidase, translating to MKTVTTMSLLALTSLTAATTAIAADHHHDGHKSHGDHHANRNAMLMEAADKVSQDRLQADIDRLVAFGTRHTLSSQTDPERGIGAAVTWAMGQLEAEGLEVLRVCDMVTGDRIPEPTRVCNAVGIQRGTERPNDIIIMTGHIDSRVTDPLDFTSDAPGANDDGSGTVAVLEAARVLKGRQFPATIVYAALSGEEQGLFGGRIMAAHANAQGWNVIANLNNDIIGNSCGSDGHCEPDVVRVFSEGPRRQGFDEAMNAAQHRFGGENDAPSRNLSRYLDALADDLPAIGLDIRQIWRTDRWGRGGDHREFLAAGYPAIRFTVSVEDYDHQHQDLRTEDGTVYGDTADEMDFAYLTKVTKLNVAALAALASAPPPPSNVSATGAVSTDTTMKWQPSPGASHYHLWMRRTDGGQWEKHERFDAADCSPDGCEAMLEGIRVDDWIFGVAAVNDGHLASPTVAAVPGGQFTPIVSDED from the coding sequence ATGAAGACTGTAACGACCATGAGCCTCTTGGCCTTGACGTCTCTAACGGCGGCCACGACGGCGATCGCCGCCGATCACCATCATGATGGCCACAAATCGCATGGCGATCATCATGCCAATCGCAATGCCATGCTGATGGAAGCCGCCGACAAGGTCAGCCAGGATCGCTTGCAGGCCGACATTGACCGGCTGGTCGCCTTTGGCACGCGCCACACATTGTCGAGCCAGACCGATCCCGAGCGCGGCATTGGCGCTGCCGTCACCTGGGCGATGGGGCAGCTGGAGGCCGAGGGACTGGAAGTGCTGCGCGTCTGCGACATGGTGACGGGCGATCGCATCCCCGAACCGACCCGCGTCTGCAACGCGGTCGGCATCCAGCGCGGGACCGAGCGACCCAACGACATCATCATCATGACCGGCCATATCGACAGCCGCGTTACCGATCCCTTGGATTTCACCTCGGATGCGCCGGGGGCCAATGACGACGGCTCGGGCACCGTCGCGGTGCTCGAAGCCGCGCGCGTTCTCAAGGGCCGCCAATTCCCCGCGACTATCGTCTATGCCGCTTTGTCGGGCGAGGAGCAGGGGCTGTTCGGCGGGCGCATCATGGCGGCCCATGCCAACGCGCAGGGCTGGAACGTCATCGCCAACCTCAACAATGACATTATCGGCAATAGCTGCGGGTCGGACGGCCATTGCGAGCCCGATGTGGTGCGCGTCTTTTCCGAGGGCCCGCGCCGCCAGGGATTCGACGAAGCCATGAACGCGGCTCAGCACCGTTTCGGCGGCGAGAATGACGCCCCCAGCCGTAACCTGTCGCGCTATCTCGACGCGCTGGCGGACGATCTGCCGGCCATCGGGCTCGACATTCGCCAGATCTGGCGGACCGACCGCTGGGGCCGGGGCGGGGACCATCGCGAATTCCTCGCCGCCGGCTATCCCGCCATCCGCTTCACCGTTTCGGTCGAGGATTATGATCACCAGCATCAGGACCTGCGCACTGAAGACGGCACCGTTTATGGCGACACGGCCGACGAGATGGATTTTGCATATCTGACCAAGGTCACGAAGTTGAATGTCGCTGCGCTCGCGGCGCTGGCCAGCGCCCCGCCGCCGCCGAGCAACGTCAGTGCGACCGGCGCGGTCTCCACCGACACCACGATGAAGTGGCAGCCCTCACCCGGTGCCAGCCATTACCATCTGTGGATGCGCCGCACCGACGGAGGGCAATGGGAAAAGCATGAGCGCTTCGATGCTGCCGATTGCAGCCCCGATGGCTGCGAAGCCATGCTGGAGGGCATTCGGGTCGATGACTGGATCTTCGGCGTTGCCGCGGTCAATGACGGCCATCTTGCTAGCCCAACTGTCGCGGCGGTGCCGGGTGGCCAGTTCACACCGATTGTTTCGGACGAGGATTGA
- the rnr gene encoding ribonuclease R, with amino-acid sequence MARKIQGLPSPKQVLDFIERSDTKVGKREIAREFGLKGQEKIALKRLLKDMADEGLIDSSPGRAFHKMGGVPRVTILRVVSTDDGQVWAEPEQWHAETPRPRLRVIERGRRSALALNDRILARTEEAGKGHVAHVMKKLARSAEMLMGVVRAEGKRHFLAPIDKKQRTMFELTDLGEAQVGDLVLAEPTGRGKMKAAKVDAVLGDPFAPKSFSMIAIHKYGIRHEFPDSVIAEATKVAKLPLGEDREDLTHLPIVAIDPVDARDHDDAIWAEPDESEGNQGGYKAVVAIADVSFYVRPGSALDKEARKRGNSVYFPDRVVPMLPEELSADICSLKEGVDRAAMVAHITIDKAGKITAWRFTRAKVRIAANIAYEDAQAAMDGELGRVDPDIVDRALKPLWECWKLLLAARNAREPLELDLPERRVELDEKGRIMSVAPRERLDAHRLVEDYMIAANVAAAKALEKKKAPVMYRIHEVPGREKLATLKDYLKTFDVEFALGQVVQPKIFNRILERIGEEHDNRIEITEQILRSQMQARYGPEPLGHFGLALGSYAHFTSPIRRYADLLVHRSLTSVFKLGEGGLPKGEAEEFDAIGELISGLERRAMEAERDTVDRYVAAYLADQVGQIVRARITGVQPFGFFATVTDLGGDGLVLAKTLGREYFRYDEKRQALIGEDSGDEYRAGQRLDLRLVEADPASGALRFELPEGSYGGDRNDGPRGANRKDRARPGGPKSRGRKRNK; translated from the coding sequence ATGGCGCGCAAAATTCAGGGGCTGCCCAGCCCGAAACAGGTTCTCGACTTCATCGAACGCTCCGACACCAAGGTCGGCAAGCGGGAGATTGCCCGTGAATTCGGCCTGAAGGGGCAGGAAAAGATCGCGCTGAAGCGCCTGCTCAAGGACATGGCCGATGAGGGACTGATCGATTCTTCACCCGGCCGCGCTTTCCACAAGATGGGTGGCGTGCCGCGCGTCACCATATTGCGGGTCGTGTCGACCGACGATGGCCAGGTCTGGGCCGAACCCGAACAATGGCATGCCGAAACGCCAAGGCCGCGCCTTCGCGTCATCGAGCGCGGCCGCCGCTCGGCGCTCGCGCTCAACGACCGCATTCTCGCCCGCACCGAAGAGGCGGGGAAGGGTCATGTCGCCCATGTGATGAAGAAGCTCGCCCGTTCGGCGGAGATGTTGATGGGCGTGGTGCGGGCCGAAGGAAAACGCCACTTCCTCGCCCCCATCGACAAGAAGCAGCGGACCATGTTCGAGCTGACCGACCTTGGTGAAGCGCAGGTCGGCGACCTGGTGCTGGCCGAACCCACGGGCCGGGGCAAGATGAAGGCCGCCAAGGTGGACGCGGTGCTGGGCGATCCCTTCGCGCCCAAGAGCTTCTCGATGATCGCCATCCACAAATATGGCATCCGCCACGAATTTCCCGACAGCGTCATCGCCGAGGCCACGAAGGTCGCCAAATTGCCGCTGGGCGAGGACCGAGAAGACCTCACCCATTTGCCCATCGTCGCGATCGATCCCGTCGATGCGCGCGACCATGACGATGCCATCTGGGCCGAGCCTGACGAGAGCGAGGGCAATCAAGGCGGCTACAAGGCGGTCGTCGCCATCGCCGATGTCAGCTTTTACGTCCGCCCGGGCAGCGCGCTCGACAAGGAAGCGCGAAAGCGCGGCAACAGCGTCTATTTCCCCGATCGCGTCGTGCCCATGCTGCCCGAGGAATTGTCCGCCGACATCTGCTCGCTCAAGGAAGGCGTCGATCGCGCGGCGATGGTCGCGCACATCACGATCGACAAAGCGGGCAAGATCACCGCCTGGCGCTTCACCCGCGCCAAGGTCCGCATCGCCGCCAATATCGCCTATGAAGATGCGCAGGCCGCGATGGATGGCGAATTGGGCCGCGTCGATCCCGACATCGTTGACAGAGCATTGAAGCCCTTGTGGGAATGCTGGAAGCTATTGCTTGCCGCCCGCAATGCGCGCGAACCGCTGGAGCTCGACCTGCCAGAACGGCGCGTCGAACTGGACGAGAAAGGCCGCATCATGTCGGTCGCCCCGCGCGAGCGGCTGGACGCCCACCGGCTGGTCGAAGATTATATGATCGCGGCCAATGTCGCGGCGGCCAAGGCGCTGGAAAAGAAGAAGGCGCCGGTCATGTACCGCATCCACGAAGTGCCGGGCCGTGAAAAGCTGGCGACGCTGAAAGACTATCTCAAGACCTTCGATGTGGAATTCGCGCTGGGGCAGGTGGTGCAGCCCAAAATCTTCAACCGCATCCTCGAGCGGATCGGCGAGGAGCACGACAATCGCATCGAGATTACCGAGCAGATTCTGCGTTCGCAGATGCAGGCCCGCTACGGCCCCGAACCGCTCGGCCATTTCGGGCTGGCGCTGGGCAGCTATGCGCATTTCACCTCGCCCATCCGCCGCTATGCCGATCTCCTCGTACACCGCTCGCTCACCAGCGTGTTCAAGCTGGGTGAGGGCGGGCTTCCCAAGGGGGAGGCGGAAGAATTCGATGCCATTGGCGAGCTGATCTCCGGCCTCGAGCGCCGCGCCATGGAGGCCGAGCGCGACACGGTGGACCGCTATGTCGCGGCCTATCTCGCCGATCAGGTCGGCCAGATCGTGCGCGCCCGCATCACGGGGGTGCAGCCCTTCGGCTTCTTCGCCACGGTGACCGATTTGGGCGGCGACGGCCTTGTCCTCGCCAAGACGCTCGGGCGCGAATATTTCCGTTATGACGAAAAGCGCCAGGCGCTGATTGGCGAGGATTCAGGCGATGAATATCGCGCCGGCCAGCGGCTCGATCTCAGGCTGGTGGAGGCAGACCCCGCCTCGGGCGCGCTGCGCTTCGAATTGCCCGAGGGCAGTTATGGCGGCGACCGCAACGACGGCCCGCGTGGCGCCAACCGCAAGGATCGCGCGCGTCCTGGTGGACCAAAGTCCAGGGGACGAAAGCGCAACAAGTAG
- a CDS encoding NADPH-dependent FMN reductase: MTKPTIAFINGSIREASFNRRIGKAITAMVADRLTIHEVPIADLPLYNPDIDNDDDRPEAWQTFRDALKDVDGVLFSSPEWNRSLTGALKNAVDVGSRPQGKGALVGKPTAVFSATPGSTGALGGNLAMLPCIKTLDMPDMGQPEAYYGGVNGDKIDMDGTIKDDGLEKQVKKFADAFAEHILQMQRGGSEHAE; encoded by the coding sequence ATGACCAAGCCTACCATCGCCTTCATCAACGGTTCGATCCGCGAAGCCAGTTTCAACCGCCGCATCGGCAAGGCGATCACCGCCATGGTCGCCGACAGGTTGACCATCCATGAAGTGCCGATTGCCGACCTGCCGCTCTACAATCCCGATATCGACAATGACGATGACCGGCCCGAAGCCTGGCAGACCTTTCGCGATGCGCTGAAGGATGTCGACGGCGTGCTCTTCTCCAGCCCCGAATGGAATCGTTCGCTCACGGGCGCGCTCAAGAATGCGGTCGATGTGGGGTCGCGCCCGCAAGGCAAGGGCGCACTGGTCGGCAAACCGACCGCAGTCTTCTCGGCAACGCCCGGATCGACCGGCGCGCTGGGGGGCAATCTGGCGATGCTGCCCTGCATCAAAACGCTCGACATGCCCGACATGGGGCAGCCCGAAGCCTATTATGGCGGGGTCAATGGCGACAAGATCGACATGGACGGGACCATCAAGGATGACGGGCTTGAAAAGCAGGTGAAGAAATTTGCCGATGCCTTCGCCGAACATATCCTGCAGATGCAACGCGGCGGTAGCGAACATGCCGAATAA
- a CDS encoding YegP family protein, producing MPHRFHITKDKKGEYRVSFNYNSEKIFWTEGYSSKSSAKNAIESILKNGPGAEVVDES from the coding sequence ATGCCGCATCGTTTCCACATCACCAAGGACAAGAAGGGCGAGTATCGCGTGTCCTTCAACTATAATTCGGAAAAGATCTTCTGGACCGAAGGCTATTCGTCGAAGAGCTCGGCCAAGAATGCGATCGAATCGATCCTCAAGAACGGCCCGGGCGCCGAGGTGGTCGACGAAAGCTAG
- the dcd gene encoding dCTP deaminase — MSILSDKWIREQSQQNGMIEPFVEAQRREGNISYGLSSYGYDARVADEFKIFTNVDSSVVDPKNFDPKNFVDRQTDVCIIPPNSFALARTVEYFRIPEDVLVICLGKSTYARCGIIVNVTPLEPGWEGHVTLEFSNTTPLPAKIYANEGACQFLFLKGNERCETSYKDRAGKYMGQRGVTLPKL; from the coding sequence ATGAGCATTCTTTCCGACAAATGGATTCGCGAGCAATCGCAGCAGAACGGCATGATCGAGCCGTTCGTCGAAGCCCAGCGGCGCGAGGGCAATATCAGCTATGGCCTGTCGAGCTATGGCTATGACGCGCGGGTGGCGGACGAATTTAAGATCTTCACCAATGTCGATTCATCGGTGGTCGATCCCAAGAATTTCGACCCCAAGAATTTCGTCGATCGGCAGACCGATGTCTGCATCATTCCGCCCAACAGCTTCGCGCTGGCGCGCACGGTGGAATATTTCCGCATCCCCGAAGATGTGCTGGTCATCTGCCTTGGCAAATCCACCTATGCGCGCTGCGGGATCATCGTGAATGTAACCCCGCTCGAGCCTGGCTGGGAGGGCCATGTGACGCTGGAATTTTCCAACACCACCCCGCTGCCCGCCAAGATCTACGCCAATGAAGGAGCGTGCCAGTTCCTGTTCCTCAAAGGCAATGAACGGTGCGAGACGAGCTACAAGGACCGCGCCGGCAAATATATGGGCCAGCGCGGGGTGACGTTGCCCAAGTTGTGA
- a CDS encoding replicative DNA helicase has protein sequence MAEVIPIGESGGSGAGQKLPQNIEAEAALLGALMIDNRLVEDVQMKLRSEHFFEPLHGRVYDAILKYNDRNMVANPVTLKPMFEADEAMKEVGGAAYLAKLTGSGASVIGARDFANQVYDLALLRALVDVGRDMVEGALDTSEDISPLQQVEEAESALYRVAEEGGAEGKAKSFGEATKLAVEMAEKALNSGGHLSGITTGIEGVNAKIGGLHKSDLLILAGRPGMGKTSLATNFAFNAAQRWVREEEDGIEEKKRAGAPVAFFSLEMSADQLATRILAEQSGISSENLRMGKISKQEFTGLARAAGELSTLPLYIDDTPGLTIAALRTRARRLKRQKGIGMVVVDYLQLLQGSGKGSAGDNRVQEISEISRGLKQLAKELDLPVLALSQLSRAVEQREDKKPMLSDLRESGSIEQDADIVLFVYREEYYVNAKEPKRPIEGDDVKVWEAHEQWQRDMERVYQMAELIVAKQRHGSTGRVKMKFDANITRFSDAPFDDSYAPEQRG, from the coding sequence ATGGCTGAAGTGATTCCAATTGGCGAGAGCGGGGGCTCGGGCGCCGGACAGAAGTTGCCGCAGAATATCGAGGCGGAGGCCGCGCTGTTGGGCGCGCTGATGATCGATAACCGGCTGGTCGAAGATGTGCAGATGAAGCTGCGCTCGGAACATTTCTTCGAGCCGCTGCATGGCCGCGTCTATGATGCGATCCTCAAATATAACGATCGCAACATGGTGGCCAATCCGGTCACGCTCAAACCGATGTTCGAAGCCGACGAGGCGATGAAGGAAGTGGGCGGAGCCGCCTATCTCGCCAAGCTGACCGGTTCGGGCGCCAGCGTCATCGGCGCGCGCGATTTCGCCAACCAGGTCTACGATCTGGCGCTCCTGCGCGCATTGGTCGATGTCGGCCGCGACATGGTCGAAGGCGCGCTCGACACGTCCGAAGACATCTCGCCGCTGCAGCAGGTCGAGGAGGCCGAAAGCGCACTCTACCGCGTGGCCGAAGAAGGCGGCGCCGAAGGCAAGGCCAAAAGCTTTGGCGAAGCCACCAAGCTGGCGGTCGAGATGGCCGAAAAGGCGCTCAATTCAGGCGGCCACCTGTCGGGCATCACCACGGGCATCGAAGGCGTCAATGCCAAGATCGGTGGCCTCCACAAGTCCGACCTTTTGATCCTCGCCGGCCGTCCCGGCATGGGCAAGACCTCGCTCGCCACGAACTTCGCCTTCAACGCCGCCCAGCGCTGGGTGCGAGAGGAAGAGGACGGGATCGAGGAAAAGAAGCGCGCGGGTGCACCGGTCGCCTTCTTCAGCCTGGAAATGTCGGCCGACCAGCTGGCCACGCGTATCCTTGCCGAACAGTCCGGCATTAGCTCGGAAAATCTGCGCATGGGCAAGATTTCCAAGCAGGAGTTTACCGGCCTTGCCCGCGCGGCGGGGGAGCTCAGCACGCTGCCGCTATACATCGACGACACGCCCGGCCTCACCATCGCCGCGCTGCGTACCCGCGCGCGCCGCCTGAAGCGGCAGAAGGGTATCGGCATGGTCGTGGTCGATTATCTCCAGCTGCTGCAAGGTTCGGGCAAGGGCAGTGCGGGCGACAACCGCGTCCAGGAAATTTCCGAAATTTCGCGCGGGCTCAAACAGCTCGCCAAGGAACTGGACCTGCCGGTGCTGGCGCTGTCGCAGCTGAGCCGTGCGGTCGAACAGCGCGAAGACAAGAAACCGATGCTGTCCGATCTTCGCGAATCTGGCTCGATCGAACAGGACGCCGATATCGTGCTGTTCGTCTATCGCGAGGAATATTACGTCAACGCCAAGGAGCCGAAGCGTCCGATCGAGGGCGATGACGTCAAGGTCTGGGAAGCTCATGAACAATGGCAGCGCGACATGGAACGCGTCTACCAGATGGCCGAACTGATCGTTGCAAAGCAGCGCCACGGTTCGACCGGCCGTGTGAAGATGAAGTTCGACGCCAACATCACCCGCTTCAGTGACGCACCCTTCGACGACTCCTACGCGCCGGAACAGCGGGGGTGA
- a CDS encoding prolyl oligopeptidase family serine peptidase, whose product MKKSLLVGTAAALTLATPAPAQDGVPGPNEDPYIWLEEARSDEALAWVRAENAKTEAAIFNDPRFEELRADAYKILTADDRVPGVSIWPQGLMNFWQDDANPKGLVRFTTMESYRTDNPQWDVVLDIDKLSAEEGREWVYRGLNCLPPERKYCLLALSDGGKDASELREYDLEKREFVEGGFFFPEGLGGVQWIDKDTVIVTRDFGEGTLTESEYPYISKILKRGQSIDEAVEIYRGTPTDVSAGASVVRDGKYVIQGRMASRGLNFHEREYYWEHDGEWVKLDIPTKANPAGIVDGRMLMSIDVPWETGGVTYPADALLSADLEAFKADPNGVTWEPVWLPGNRQTRQGFNTSSGSMYIGVLDNVRGRVFKYNFVDGQWVTKQLPLPDNATLSIGSASDVTDEVLLYSTDFLNPTTTYFYNGETDRLEELKKSPERFDASGYVIEQFEATSPDGAKIPYFVVRAQDTVLDGTTPTLLTGYGGFQVSRLPSYLGTAGKLWLERGGAYVLGNMRGGGEFGPDWHQTAIRENKQRTWDDFIAIGDDLVARGLTSSDHLGIQGGSQGGLLVGTAFTQRPDLFDAAIVQIPLFDMLRYHEIGRGASWIGEYGDPRIPEQRAWIESYSPYQKLVEGAEFPKVLYVTSTADDRTHPSHGRKAAAKMAANGQPYYYYEDMVGGHSGGNDPEQQAKLLALNYTYLMQQLMDD is encoded by the coding sequence ATGAAGAAGTCACTATTGGTCGGCACGGCCGCTGCGCTCACGCTCGCAACCCCTGCTCCTGCGCAGGATGGCGTGCCGGGGCCGAACGAGGACCCCTATATCTGGCTGGAAGAAGCGCGCAGTGATGAGGCGTTGGCCTGGGTTCGCGCCGAAAATGCCAAGACCGAAGCGGCCATCTTCAACGATCCGCGCTTCGAGGAACTGCGCGCGGATGCCTACAAGATCCTGACCGCCGACGACCGCGTGCCGGGCGTTTCCATCTGGCCGCAGGGGCTGATGAATTTCTGGCAGGACGATGCCAATCCCAAGGGGCTGGTGCGCTTCACCACCATGGAAAGCTATCGCACCGACAATCCGCAATGGGATGTGGTGCTCGATATCGACAAGCTTTCCGCCGAGGAAGGGCGCGAGTGGGTCTATCGCGGCCTCAACTGCCTGCCGCCCGAGCGTAAATATTGCCTGCTCGCGCTGTCCGATGGCGGCAAGGATGCCAGCGAACTGCGCGAATATGACCTGGAGAAGCGCGAATTCGTGGAAGGCGGCTTCTTCTTCCCTGAAGGGCTCGGCGGGGTGCAATGGATCGACAAGGACACCGTCATCGTCACCCGCGACTTTGGCGAAGGCACGCTGACCGAAAGCGAATATCCCTACATTTCCAAGATTTTGAAGCGCGGCCAGTCGATCGATGAGGCGGTCGAGATCTACCGCGGCACGCCCACCGACGTATCGGCCGGGGCCAGCGTGGTGCGCGATGGCAAATATGTCATCCAGGGCCGCATGGCCTCGCGCGGGCTCAACTTCCATGAGCGCGAATATTATTGGGAGCATGATGGCGAGTGGGTCAAACTCGACATCCCCACCAAGGCCAATCCCGCCGGCATCGTCGATGGCCGCATGCTGATGTCGATCGACGTGCCGTGGGAAACCGGCGGCGTTACCTATCCCGCCGATGCCTTGCTGTCGGCGGACCTTGAAGCCTTCAAGGCCGATCCCAACGGCGTGACCTGGGAGCCGGTCTGGCTGCCCGGCAATCGCCAGACGCGGCAGGGGTTCAACACCTCGTCGGGCTCGATGTATATCGGCGTGCTCGACAATGTGCGCGGGCGCGTTTTCAAATATAATTTTGTCGATGGCCAATGGGTCACCAAGCAGCTGCCGCTGCCCGACAATGCCACCTTGTCGATCGGCTCCGCCTCGGACGTGACCGATGAGGTGCTGCTCTATTCGACCGACTTCCTCAATCCGACCACGACCTATTTCTACAATGGCGAAACCGACAGGCTGGAAGAGCTGAAGAAGTCGCCCGAACGCTTCGATGCCTCAGGATATGTGATCGAACAGTTCGAAGCGACCTCGCCCGACGGCGCCAAGATTCCCTATTTCGTGGTCCGTGCCCAGGATACGGTGCTGGATGGCACCACGCCCACCCTCTTGACTGGCTATGGAGGCTTCCAGGTCAGCCGCCTTCCGTCCTATCTCGGCACCGCAGGCAAGCTGTGGCTGGAACGGGGCGGCGCCTATGTGCTTGGCAATATGCGCGGCGGCGGCGAATTCGGGCCGGATTGGCACCAGACCGCGATCCGCGAGAATAAGCAGCGCACCTGGGACGATTTCATCGCCATCGGTGATGACCTGGTCGCGCGCGGGCTGACCAGCTCCGATCATCTGGGCATCCAGGGCGGCAGCCAGGGCGGCCTCTTGGTCGGCACCGCCTTCACCCAGCGTCCGGACCTGTTCGATGCCGCCATCGTGCAGATCCCGCTGTTCGACATGCTGCGATATCATGAAATCGGACGCGGCGCGTCCTGGATTGGCGAATATGGCGATCCGCGCATCCCCGAACAGCGCGCCTGGATCGAATCCTATTCGCCCTATCAGAAGCTGGTCGAAGGGGCTGAATTCCCCAAGGTGCTCTACGTCACCTCGACCGCCGACGACCGCACCCATCCCAGCCATGGCCGCAAGGCCGCAGCCAAGATGGCGGCCAATGGCCAGCCATATTATTATTACGAAGACATGGTCGGCGGCCATTCGGGCGGCAACGATCCCGAACAACAGGCCAAGCTGCTGGCGCTCAATTATACCTATCTGATGCAGCAGCTGATGGACGACTGA
- the astD gene encoding succinylglutamate-semialdehyde dehydrogenase — MTLTSTEPATGKEIWTGSTGDAEEEIAIARKSWAAWASQSLSYRIETLRRFANVVRAKEEEFADLIAREAGKPLWEARTEVAAVIGKVDISVTAYSERTPQRKAEGAMGSKVAVRHKPHGVLAVLGPYNFPAHLPNGHIVPALLAGNAVVFKPSEKTPASGAFLVDCFHEAGVPDGVIRLLIGGPEQGKALAGSDRIDGLLFTGSARVGRMLALEYADKPHKILAIEAGGNNPLVAWDVKDIHAAAAIIVQSAFLSAGQRCTCARRLIVPEEGHEKLLDEVLKLTDRIIVDHPHADPQPFMGPLIDNEAADKVQDQYMKLMMKGGVPIRRLDRPQEDMPFLTPAIIDVTTAKDRPDEEIFGPVLQLIRVRDFDDAIAEANRTRFGLAASVLTRTPEHYNKFWASVRAGVINWNKPTNGAPSSAPFGGVGMSGNHRPSAFYAADYCAYPVTSLEAELCRATIAQGLRDPNSGKE; from the coding sequence ATGACGCTGACTTCCACTGAACCCGCAACCGGCAAGGAAATCTGGACCGGCAGCACCGGCGATGCCGAAGAGGAAATCGCCATTGCCCGCAAGAGCTGGGCCGCCTGGGCCTCGCAAAGCCTGTCCTACCGCATCGAGACCTTGCGACGCTTCGCCAATGTGGTGCGCGCCAAGGAAGAGGAATTTGCCGACCTGATCGCGCGCGAGGCGGGCAAGCCCCTGTGGGAGGCCCGAACCGAAGTCGCCGCTGTCATCGGCAAGGTGGATATTTCGGTCACCGCCTATTCGGAGCGTACACCCCAGCGCAAGGCCGAAGGCGCGATGGGCAGCAAGGTCGCGGTGCGTCACAAGCCGCATGGCGTGCTGGCGGTTCTCGGCCCCTATAATTTCCCCGCGCATTTGCCCAACGGCCATATCGTGCCGGCCTTGCTGGCGGGCAATGCAGTGGTCTTCAAACCATCGGAGAAAACCCCTGCCAGCGGCGCCTTCCTGGTCGACTGTTTCCACGAAGCGGGCGTGCCGGATGGCGTCATCCGCCTGCTGATCGGCGGCCCGGAACAGGGCAAGGCGCTGGCCGGCAGCGATCGGATCGACGGGCTGCTCTTCACCGGTTCGGCCCGGGTCGGGCGGATGCTGGCGCTGGAATATGCCGACAAGCCGCACAAGATCCTGGCGATCGAAGCGGGCGGCAACAATCCGCTGGTGGCCTGGGACGTCAAGGATATCCATGCCGCCGCGGCCATCATCGTCCAGTCCGCTTTCCTGTCGGCAGGCCAGCGCTGCACCTGCGCGCGCCGCCTGATCGTGCCCGAAGAAGGGCATGAAAAGCTGCTCGACGAGGTGCTCAAGCTGACCGACCGCATCATCGTCGACCATCCCCATGCCGATCCCCAGCCCTTCATGGGCCCGCTCATCGACAATGAGGCGGCCGACAAGGTGCAGGATCAATATATGAAGCTCATGATGAAGGGCGGCGTGCCCATCCGCAGGCTCGATCGGCCGCAGGAGGACATGCCCTTCCTGACCCCTGCCATCATCGATGTGACGACCGCCAAGGATCGCCCGGACGAGGAAATTTTCGGCCCTGTCCTGCAGCTCATCCGCGTGCGCGATTTCGACGATGCCATCGCCGAGGCCAACCGCACCCGCTTTGGCCTGGCCGCCAGCGTGCTGACCCGGACGCCCGAACATTATAATAAATTCTGGGCCAGCGTTCGCGCCGGCGTGATCAACTGGAACAAGCCCACCAACGGCGCGCCGTCATCCGCCCCCTTCGGCGGCGTGGGCATGAGCGGCAACCACCGCCCGAGTGCCTTCTATGCCGCGGATTATTGCGCTTATCCCGTCACCAGCCTGGAAGCGGAATTGTGCCGCGCGACGATTGCGCAGGGTTTAAGGGATCCGAATTCGGGTAAGGAGTGA